The DNA sequence GCGACGGGTGCGCGGACAGCCTGCACTCGATCTCGGCAAGTTCGATGCGGTATCCACGGCGCTTCACCATCCGATCGCGACGACCGTGGAACACCAGATTGCCATTTGGCGCCTCGCTCACAAAGTCACCGGTTCGATACCAGCGAATCTCGTCGTCATCAACGAAGAACACTCGGGCGTCCACAACGGGGAGATTCCAATAGCCGGACATGAGTCCGTCGCCACTGACCACGAGTTCCCCAATTTCACCGACACGCACAGGCTGGTCGCCGTTCAGTACCCTGACGCGCGCATGTGCACACGCGCGACCGACTGGCAAGGTCGTCCTCCCCGCGGAGGCGAAGTCCACAGGCACTTGATACCACGTGCACACGTTGGTTTCCGTAGGTCCGTATAGATTGAAATACTCGGCCGACGGCCACGCCGCCATGAGCTGCCGCAAATACGGAACCGGGAAAATCTCCCCCGCGAAAAGCACGAGTCGCAAGGACCCGCAAGCATGACGCTCGAGTTTCCCATAGTTCAGAAGCATTGTCAGCGCCGTGGGAGTCGAGTAGCAGATCGTAATGCCACGATCGTCCATCAGCTCCGCAAGCCGACGTGGGTTCTTGGAGGTAGGCTCGTCGATCAGCACCACGGCGGCGCCAGCACGCTGCGACAAACAGATCGAAAAGCGATAGATCGAAGTGGAACGGTGCGAGCGATGCAAAACGGTCGGCGGGGACCGGATGGAACTCGGCGGTCGCCCACTCGACAAATGCCATCGCAGCGCGGTGCGAGATGGCGACACCTTCGGCTTTCCAGTGGAACCGGATGTATAGAGAATGCACGCCGGTGAATCGGGCGCGACAAGATCGCAGTCATTTGCTTGATTGTCGATCCAAAGAGACTCTCGTCGGACCAGGAGCCAGCACCGCGGCCTTACCCGATTGTCGGCAGCATGTGTATGTCGGCTATCGATCTCAGCAGCTCAGTTCGCGACGGAGGGGAACACCGATCGCAGAAGTGGTCAGGATGAGGCGGGCTGAGCAGTCGGCAAGGATCAGTGCCGCGCGCGCGGCCGGTGCCAAGGGATCTACGGGAACGTAGACGCCGCCGGCTTGCAGCACCCCGCAGACGATGGCAACAGTATCCACTGACTTCGGCAGTACTATGCCTACCCGGTCGCCGTTTCGCAGCCCCAAATGGCGCAGCATGGCCGCAACGCGGCTGGCCAATGACGAGAGCATGCCGAACGAGAATCGAGTGTCGTCCGTTTCCACGATGGCCACGCCATCTGGCGTGTCGCGAGCTGCCTCGAGAAGAACAAGCTGCAACGTCGTCGGCGTCATGGTTGTTGGCGAAGCTTCCTCGCAACGAGATGTGCGATATCGCTCAAAGTATCGAGATGCGCCTGATCTGCCTCGTGGGCCTCAAGCTCTAGGTGAAAGCGCCTTTCAAGAAACGATACCAACTCAAGAACGTTTAACGAATCAAGAACCCCGCCCGAGATGAGCGGCGAAGATTCAGTCAGGAGAGCCGCATCCTCACCCTGAAGATACTGCTCAAGGATGTGCTGCTTAACCACGTCGATGATGGAGATGTCTGTCACGAAGGGGGGCTGGGTATAGTGTGTCGACCGATTTCAGCGTGCAAGCCTATGGTGCATCGGCACGCCAGGCGGGAAGCAGAGTGGGATGCGCTCGAAGCCGCTTCAATGCACAGCCCGCGATGAGTTGGTGGCCAACGGCGTTCGGATGAGCGTCGGTTGGGCTAACCCATAGCGTGGCATCATGGAAATCCATAAACGCATCGGAGCAGTCCAACACAGGAATGCCTGCGGCGTGCATACTGCGCCGAATGGGTGTGAAGCTGCTGCTACCAGCTTCCCCGGGCAATCGAAGAAGAAGCGCAGCCACTCTTGCATTCATCTTTAGCGCCGTCTCGGCTGCCCAAACGGCCACACGCCCCTGCCACTGCTCCTCATAGAGCCGCAACCTGCGAGCGATCTCAGAGGAACTCGTGCTCTCGGTAACCATCGCTCGTTTGAGCAATTGCGACAATTCCGCATCTGGAACGGATACACTGCGCCCGAGAGCGCCTTCCAGATTCTGCGACAGGATATCCAATTCCCCCGTATGTACGGTGAGCAGAACAAGATCGGGCGAGAATCGTGCGCTAAGCACGGACATCGCATACACCTCCTGTGCAAGACTCCATCCAGGCACGCTGAAGTTCAGAACTCAACGTGCTGTCGCGTGGCAACTGCGATGCTATCGAGCGCCTTCTCCATCAATTCGTCGAAGGTTTCAAAGTCGCTCACACCCCATCCCATCGCCACCGAGGGACCGATTAGCGCGATGCGCAGAGTTCCAGGTGGTTTCGCCAGATCAAACTCTCGGTCGCGCATTCCCCAGCGATTGACG is a window from the Gemmatimonadaceae bacterium genome containing:
- a CDS encoding acyl carrier protein, whose product is MSIIDVVKQHILEQYLQGEDAALLTESSPLISGGVLDSLNVLELVSFLERRFHLELEAHEADQAHLDTLSDIAHLVARKLRQQP
- a CDS encoding AMP-binding protein gives rise to the protein MTPTTLQLVLLEAARDTPDGVAIVETDDTRFSFGMLSSLASRVAAMLRHLGLRNGDRVGIVLPKSVDTVAIVCGVLQAGGVYVPVDPLAPAARAALILADCSARLILTTSAIGVPLRRELSC